A portion of the Hoplias malabaricus isolate fHopMal1 chromosome 1, fHopMal1.hap1, whole genome shotgun sequence genome contains these proteins:
- the galcb gene encoding galactocerebrosidase — protein sequence MKRGRSLWFLSLYSLCVYSLRSLLCGAQSYYLDDVFGLGRVFDGVGGLSGGGATSRLLVNYAEPYRSQILDYLFKPNFGASLQILKVEIGGDAQTTDGTEPSHMHYENDENYFRGYEWWLMKEAKKRNPNITLIGLPWAFPGWIGRGENWPYDFPDVTASYVVSWIIGAKQYHDLDIDYVGIWNERSFNSKYIKLLRYTLDKSGLDRVRIIASDNLWEPITFCVLLDQELRDAVDVLGAHYPGTTAVKSALMTGKKLWSSEDYSTFNDEVGGGCWARILNQNYVNGQMTATISWNLVASYYQDLPFGRDGLMTAQEPWSGNYVVESPIWITAHTTQFTQPGWTYLQTVGHLTHGGSYVALTDRKGNLTIVVETMTHDHSVCIRPPLPPFNVTAQIATFFLKGSFASINELQVWHSRFDFKTNKSLFFQKLTPLQVSNGSFTLDLDVDEVYTITTITTGLKGSYPDPPPSAPFPKTYKDNFNVQIRSFSEAPNFADQTGVFEYFTNLTDPGAHVYTLRQVVTQRPITWVADADQTVSVIGDYKWQNGTVWCDVYMEQEDGGVFVALRVDNGGGSVRSAKGIFFWVFTDGTYKVTNDLSGKSVLAEGLSGTRARVWHTLTLSVKGNFASGELNGYLLWKNAVVLEPNNGWAAIGTSSFELAQFDNFALQAE from the exons ATGAAGAGAGGAAGATCGCTgtggtttctctctctttattcccTTTGTGTTTATTCTCTCCGTTCTCTGCTCTGTGGAGCTCAGAGTTATTATCTCGACGATGTCTTCGGCCTAGGGCGGGTGTTTGACGGAGTTGGGGGACTGAGCGGCGGAGGG GCCACATCCCGACTACTTGTGAATTATGCTGAACCATACAGGAGTCAGATCCTGGATTACCTGTTTAAG cCCAACTTTGGAGCTTCTTTGCAAATTCTGAAAGTTGAGATTGGAGGAGATGCTCAGACGACAG ATGGCACAGAGCCCTCACACATGCACTATGAGAATGATGAGAATTACTTCAGGGGATATGAGTGGTGGCTGATGAAAGAGGCTAAGAAGAGGAACCCTAACATCACACTCATAG GTTTGCCCTGGGCTTTTCCTGGATGGATCGGCCGTGGGGAAAACTGGCCCTATGACTTCCCTGATGTTACCGCTTCCTACGTTGTGTCCTGGATTATTGGGGCAAAGCAGTACCATGACCTGGACATTGATTACGTTGGG atATGGAATGAAAGAAGTTTTAATAGCAAATACATAAAG CTTCTGCGAtacactctggataagagcggTCTGGACAGGGTCAGAATCATTGCCAGTGATAACCTCTGGGAGCCCATAACCTTCTGTGTGCTTCTGGACCAAGAGCTTCGAGACGCTGTGGACGTGCTGGG AGCCCACTACCCAGGAACCACTGCGGTAAAGTCAGCCCTGATGACCGGGAAGAAGCTGTGGTCTTCTGAGGATTACAGCACTTTTAATGATGAAGTGGGAGGAGGCTGCTGGGCACGGATTCTCAACCAGAACTATGTCAACGGACAGATGACAGC CACTATTTCCTGGAACCTGGTTGCCAGTTATTATCAGGATCTTCCTTTTGGGAGAGATGGGCTGATGACCGCTCAGGAGCCGTGGAGCGGAAATTACGTTGTGGAGTCCCCCATTTGGATAACGG CTCACACTACACAGTTTACTCAGCCTGGATGGACATACCTGCAGACTGTGGGTCACCTGACACATGGAGGGAGTTATGTTGCTCTGACTGACCGCAAAGGAAACCTGACCATAGTCGTGGAAACAATG ACTCATGACCACTCTGTGTGTATACGACCTCCTCTGCCGCCCTTTAACGTCACAGCCCAGATAGCCACGTTCTTTTTGAAGGGATCTTTT GCGTCGATCAATGAGCTGCAAGTGTGGCACTCGAGGTTTGATTTCAAAACCAACAAGTCTCTCTTCTTCCAAAAACTCACTCCACTGCAG GTGTCTAATGGGTCATTCACCTTAGACCTTGATGTTGATGAGGTTTACACAATCACCACCATAACCACGGGACTGAAAGGGAGTTACCCAGACCCTCCTCCTTCCGCTCCTTTCCCTAAGACATATAAAGATAATTTCAATGTCC AAATACGCAGCTTCTCGGAGGCTCCGAACTTCGCCGATCAGACTGGCGTGTTTGAGTACTTCACGAACCTGACAGACCCTGGCGCTCATGTTTACACGCTGAGGCAGGTGGTCACCCAGCGGCCGATCACTTGGGTGGCGGATGCAGATCAGACCGTCTCTGTCATCGGGGATTATAAATG GCAGAACGGGACAGTCTGGTGTGACGTGTACATGGAGCAGGAGGACGGAGGGGTGTTTGTAGCACTGAGAGTGGATAATGGAGGAGGATCTGTGAGGAGCGCTAAAGGAATCTTCTTCTGGGTGTTCACTGATGGCACATACAAAGTCACCAATGATCTCA GTGGGAAGAGTGTCCTGGCTGAGGGGTTGTCCGGAACCAGAGCCAGAGTCTGGCACACGCTCACGCTGTCTGTAAAG GGAAACTTTGCCTCGGGAGAGCTCAATGGTTACCTGTTGTGGAAGAACGCTGTAGTCCTGGAGCCTAATAACGGATGGGCGGCTATAGGCACAAGCTCGTTTGAGTTGGCTCAGTTTGATAACTTTGCCTTACAGGCGGAATGA